The Streptomyces pactum genome contains a region encoding:
- a CDS encoding TetR/AcrR family transcriptional regulator produces MAQTATPRKRKRVVKTPEARRADILRASREVFGTEGFADATIADIATAAGMGKGSFYMYFETKDHVLAALWEQYVNAFYDTTQEILGKGQAWWPTMDELLCRLLEHAIDNAELHRLVYGSANAKALEMCKESNARVVDSICDFVRRGAVAGAFRSANPEWAFRMVYHAADGLLDDLIADGTPIDAEAVRRSVLEMAHRTLGDPDLTPAGR; encoded by the coding sequence ATGGCTCAGACCGCGACCCCGAGGAAGCGCAAGCGCGTCGTCAAGACCCCCGAGGCGCGCAGGGCCGACATCCTGAGGGCCAGCCGTGAGGTGTTCGGCACGGAGGGCTTCGCCGACGCCACCATCGCGGACATCGCCACGGCCGCGGGCATGGGCAAGGGCAGCTTCTACATGTACTTCGAGACCAAGGACCACGTCCTGGCCGCCCTCTGGGAGCAGTACGTCAACGCGTTCTACGACACCACCCAGGAGATCCTGGGCAAGGGGCAGGCGTGGTGGCCCACCATGGACGAGCTGCTGTGCAGGCTCCTGGAGCACGCCATCGACAACGCCGAGCTGCACCGGCTGGTCTACGGATCGGCGAACGCGAAGGCGCTGGAGATGTGCAAGGAGTCCAACGCCCGCGTGGTGGACTCGATCTGTGACTTCGTCCGGCGCGGCGCGGTCGCCGGCGCCTTTCGCAGCGCCAACCCCGAATGGGCGTTCCGCATGGTCTACCACGCTGCCGACGGCCTGCTGGACGACCTGATCGCCGACGGGACGCCGATCGACGCCGAGGCGGTCCGCCGCAGCGTGCTGGAGATGGCCCACCGGACGCTCGGGGACCCGGACCTGACACCGGCCGGCCGGTGA